The genomic segment TTCTCCGCCTGGGCCGCGCGGGGCCGCGACGTGTACTGCTACTTCGACAACGACCAGAACGGCTACGCCGCCCACAACGCGGCCCGCGTGCGCGAGATGCTGAGTTGAGCGGCGGCGCTCAGCCCTCGCCCTCCTCTTCGCGCTCCTCTTCGGCCCAGTAACGGGGTGTGCCGTAGAAGTCGTACAGGCGCTCCTCGTAGTCGCGGTTGATCGGCTGGTTCGGGTCGAACTCCGGACTGTCCTCGATGTGCTGCCGCGTGAGGTCGACGATGAGGCGCTCCTCGCTCCAGTCGAAGCGCTCGGTCCAGGCCGGGGCCACGAGCACCTTGCGGCCCGGCAGCCACTTGCGCGTGTCGATCACGAGGTAGCGCACCACCCATTCCTCGTCGTCGACCGCGACGTCGGCCACCGATCCGCAGTCGGCGTCCTGGCAGTGCACGTCGTACTTCAGGATCTCCTGCACGCTCCGCAGGTGCGGATCCTGGCGTTCGGGCGACGGCGGCCGCTCGTTCACGACCTCGGGCGCGTTGCGCCGCACGGGGGCGAGTTCGGGGCCCTGATCCATCGGCAGGGGGGCGGGATACCAGTAGGGCCGCCAGCCGAAGTGATCGAAGAGCTTCTCTTCCTGCTGACGCGACACCGGTTCGTCGGTCACGGCCGCCGGACTGTTCTCGATCTGCTCCCTGGTCACGTCCAGGTGCACCACCCGATCCTTCCAGTCGAAGGACCGGATCGCCTGGGGTGGCAGCAGGACGATCTTGCCGGGCAGCCAGCGGCCGGTGTCGGCCACGAGGTAGCGGATCGCCCAGGTGTCGTCCTCGAAGTAGAAGTCGTGGACGCGGCCCGCGTCGCCGTCGTCGGCGCGGAAGGTGTAGTGGACGAGGTCTCGCAGGCTACGGATCACGGCGGGACTCCTTTCGCGGGGTGTCGGGGCGCGGCACGTCGGGCGGAGGATCGGGCTGCGGGAGGTCCGGCGGATCCTGGGGCGGCCGTGTCGGCGGTTCCCGGGGCGGCTGCGTCGGCGGTTCCTGCGGGGGCGTCGTCGGAGGCTCCTTCGGCGGCTCCATCGGCGGTTCCGAGGGGGGACCGGTCGGCGGGTCCACCGGCGGTGGGTATTCGGACCGGGGATACGTCGGGCGTGGATGTGGTATTGGCTGCATGGCGCGTGGCCTCCGTCGGCGGACCGGGTTCGATCCCCAGGATGCGTGGTCCGGCGACGATGGGCGACCTGGCGGCTCCCGACCCTGGGGAGGGGAGTTCCCCGACCGGGTCCGGGTCCTCCCCGCGTGACTCAGTCCCCGTCCTCCCCGCCCGCCTGCTCGAATCCCGAGACCACCTCGAGCAGCTCCTGGGTGATGGAGCTCTGTCGCTGGCGGTGGTAGGTCTGCCACAACTCGTCCAGACGCTCCTCGATCGAGTTCTCGGCGGCCTGCATCGCGGCCAGGCGACTGGCGTTCTCCGCCGCGAGCGAGGCGGCGAAGGCGCGGTAGACGCGCACGAACAGCGCCTCGCGCGTGAGGACACGAACCATCGCCGGCAGAGGGAGCGGGATCATCGGCAACGACGGGCCGTCCCACGGCGAGTCGCGCAGGTCGTGCAGTCGTTCCACGTCGAGCGGTAGCAGGGGCACTCGCAGCGACTCGTACGACGTACCTTCGGTCGGCCGGTGGTGGAACGCGACCACCGGGCCCGCCCGGAGTTCGCGCCGCACGCGGTCCAACGTGAACAGCGTTTCCTCGACCACGTCCGTCACGCCGGCCGCGGAGCGCGGCAGGGGCAGCGACTCGACCACCTCGAAGGGCGTCGCCTCGAGATGACCGCGGAGACGGTCTCCGGCGACGACGAGTGCGACCTCGTCGGGGCCGAGGCCCTCCCGCTCGAAGTGATCGACGAGGAACTCGCTCATGATCCGGTCGAAGGGCCCGCACATTCCCTGATCCGATCCGACGGCGATCGCGAGCAGCGGATGCGAACCCACCTCCTCGGCGATCGCGGCTCGGGCGATCCCGCCGTGGAAGCGGAGGGCGCGTTCGCCGGCGTCGGACTTCAGGGTCGCCTGCCACCCGCGCTCCACGGTCGCGTGGTAGACGTCGAGGGCGTGCGCCGACTCCTCGTACTGTCGGATGTTCACCGCCGCGACGGCCTTCATGGTCTTCACGACCGATTGCAGGCCTTCTGCACCGTCGATGCGGTCACGAATCTGTTCCAGGGTCTGCATCGGATTCCTCGTCGAATTCCGCGAGGG from the Candidatus Krumholzibacteriia bacterium genome contains:
- a CDS encoding F0F1 ATP synthase subunit gamma, whose protein sequence is MQTLEQIRDRIDGAEGLQSVVKTMKAVAAVNIRQYEESAHALDVYHATVERGWQATLKSDAGERALRFHGGIARAAIAEEVGSHPLLAIAVGSDQGMCGPFDRIMSEFLVDHFEREGLGPDEVALVVAGDRLRGHLEATPFEVVESLPLPRSAAGVTDVVEETLFTLDRVRRELRAGPVVAFHHRPTEGTSYESLRVPLLPLDVERLHDLRDSPWDGPSLPMIPLPLPAMVRVLTREALFVRVYRAFAASLAAENASRLAAMQAAENSIEERLDELWQTYHRQRQSSITQELLEVVSGFEQAGGEDGD
- a CDS encoding PRC-barrel domain-containing protein — translated: MIRSLRDLVHYTFRADDGDAGRVHDFYFEDDTWAIRYLVADTGRWLPGKIVLLPPQAIRSFDWKDRVVHLDVTREQIENSPAAVTDEPVSRQQEEKLFDHFGWRPYWYPAPLPMDQGPELAPVRRNAPEVVNERPPSPERQDPHLRSVQEILKYDVHCQDADCGSVADVAVDDEEWVVRYLVIDTRKWLPGRKVLVAPAWTERFDWSEERLIVDLTRQHIEDSPEFDPNQPINRDYEERLYDFYGTPRYWAEEEREEEGEG